One part of the Burkholderia latens genome encodes these proteins:
- a CDS encoding aspartate aminotransferase family protein, producing MSAVIYKNLNAAPIVATGGAGVWIEDATGKRYLDTCGGVAVSSLGHAHPRIVAAMEREARNIAWAHAGSFTTPAAEELAERLVAASNGLAKAQFLSGGSEVMELAMKIAYQYQCERGKASKQTFIARRQGYHGSTLGTLAVSGNSQRRSVFEPLLPPAEFVSPCYAYRDQRAGETDDAYATRLAQELDDRIRALGADNVCAFVAETVVGSTNGAVPAVPGYLKKIREVCDRHDVLLLLDEVMAGMGRTGPLFAYLDDGIVPDLVAVGKGLAAGYQPIAAVLTSAAVHDAIAHGSGVLGNGQTHVNHPFACAIALEVQRTIEDERLLDAVRVRGEQLRARLRERLADVDTVGDVRGRGLFVGVEFVDDRATKAPFSGGGAFAARLKREALERGLLIYPGSGTADGVRGNHVLFAPPFIATERDIDEMVERFAAVVQACAVAQPA from the coding sequence ATGTCAGCAGTCATCTACAAGAACCTGAATGCCGCGCCGATCGTCGCAACCGGCGGTGCGGGCGTCTGGATCGAGGACGCCACCGGCAAGCGCTATCTCGACACCTGCGGCGGCGTCGCGGTGTCGAGCCTCGGCCACGCGCATCCGCGCATCGTCGCGGCGATGGAGCGCGAGGCGCGCAACATCGCATGGGCGCACGCGGGCAGCTTCACGACGCCCGCGGCCGAAGAGCTGGCCGAACGGCTCGTCGCGGCGTCGAACGGGCTCGCGAAGGCCCAGTTCCTGTCCGGCGGCTCGGAGGTGATGGAGCTCGCGATGAAAATCGCATATCAGTACCAGTGCGAACGCGGCAAAGCGTCGAAGCAGACCTTCATCGCGCGCCGTCAGGGCTATCACGGCAGCACGCTCGGCACGCTTGCGGTGTCGGGCAATTCGCAGCGGCGCTCGGTGTTCGAGCCGCTGTTGCCGCCGGCCGAATTCGTGTCGCCGTGCTATGCGTACCGCGACCAGCGCGCGGGCGAGACCGATGACGCATACGCGACGCGGCTCGCCCAGGAACTCGACGACCGGATCCGCGCGCTCGGCGCGGACAACGTCTGCGCGTTCGTCGCGGAAACGGTGGTCGGTTCCACGAACGGCGCGGTGCCGGCCGTGCCCGGCTACCTGAAGAAGATCCGCGAGGTTTGCGACCGGCACGACGTGCTGCTGCTGCTCGACGAGGTGATGGCCGGCATGGGCCGCACCGGTCCGCTGTTCGCGTATCTCGACGACGGCATCGTGCCGGACCTCGTCGCGGTCGGCAAGGGGCTCGCGGCGGGCTACCAGCCGATCGCGGCCGTCCTGACGAGCGCGGCGGTTCACGATGCGATCGCGCACGGCAGCGGCGTGCTGGGCAATGGCCAGACGCATGTGAATCATCCGTTCGCATGCGCGATCGCGCTCGAGGTGCAGCGCACGATCGAGGACGAGCGGCTGCTCGACGCCGTGCGCGTGCGCGGCGAGCAACTGCGTGCACGGCTGCGCGAGCGGCTTGCCGACGTCGACACCGTCGGCGACGTGCGTGGCAGGGGGCTGTTCGTCGGCGTGGAGTTCGTCGACGATCGCGCGACGAAGGCGCCGTTCAGCGGCGGCGGCGCGTTCGCGGCGCGGCTCAAGCGTGAGGCGCTCGAGCGCGGCCTGCTGATCTACCCGGGTTCCGGTACGGCCGACGGCGTGCGCGGCAATCACGTGCTGTTCGCGCCGCCGTTCATCGCGACCGAGCGCGACATCGACGAGATGGTCGAGCGCTTCGCGGCGGTCGTGCAAGCGTGCGCGGTCGCGCAACCGGCATGA
- a CDS encoding amidohydrolase family protein: MMHAEPMVMTPGRTLPIVAPAPRDDDTWALVNALVFDSRAHVLRQADVEIAGGEIVAVVPARASRATRRIDASGLLCAPGLAAMFPTTGDASADVPCGDALPQSLARGVTLAGCLTADAVSDVARAQRAGGRVVLFTTVADRWVGPGNGPPIRSIDGCMLEYARALHAADAAGARVVVAPAIGSQLAASPRLVLALHEAARRRGSRFAVRIDSGGEYAAQFRDAYGCSGVALLRSLDALDSHVLAYPTAPLGSHERSVLRASGAHVVGATPAQGADAAVLAWPAADAGFDAWLDARRRERSAASSAWRARDAAAGLVDSLTWKGARALGLANAGGVAAGHCADLLLYERPPAVRERPAAFDAAAFLELVAHARPAAVLVDGEWVLGAPPAAAHVHGGPAAGDVAIRFAR; encoded by the coding sequence ATGATGCACGCCGAACCGATGGTCATGACGCCGGGCCGCACGTTGCCGATCGTCGCGCCCGCGCCGCGCGATGACGACACGTGGGCACTCGTGAATGCGCTCGTGTTCGACAGCCGCGCGCACGTGTTGCGACAGGCGGATGTCGAGATCGCTGGCGGCGAGATCGTCGCCGTCGTGCCGGCGCGCGCGTCGCGCGCGACCCGGCGGATCGACGCGAGCGGGCTGCTGTGCGCACCGGGGCTGGCCGCGATGTTCCCGACGACGGGCGACGCGAGCGCTGACGTGCCGTGCGGCGACGCGCTGCCGCAGTCGCTGGCACGCGGCGTCACGCTGGCCGGCTGCTTGACCGCGGACGCCGTGAGCGACGTCGCACGTGCGCAGCGCGCCGGCGGCCGAGTCGTGCTGTTCACGACCGTTGCGGACCGCTGGGTCGGTCCCGGCAACGGCCCGCCGATTCGCAGTATCGACGGTTGCATGCTCGAATACGCACGCGCGCTGCACGCTGCCGACGCGGCCGGCGCGCGCGTCGTCGTTGCGCCGGCGATCGGCTCGCAGCTCGCGGCGTCGCCGCGTCTCGTGCTTGCATTGCACGAGGCGGCTCGCCGGCGCGGCAGCCGATTTGCGGTGCGTATCGACAGCGGCGGCGAATACGCGGCGCAATTCCGCGACGCGTACGGCTGCTCGGGAGTTGCGCTGCTGCGCAGCCTCGATGCGCTCGATTCGCACGTGCTCGCGTATCCGACGGCGCCGCTCGGCAGTCACGAACGCAGCGTGTTGCGCGCGAGCGGCGCGCACGTCGTCGGCGCAACGCCCGCCCAGGGTGCGGACGCCGCCGTGCTTGCATGGCCCGCCGCCGACGCTGGCTTCGACGCGTGGCTCGACGCGCGCCGCCGCGAACGCAGCGCTGCATCGTCCGCGTGGCGTGCGCGGGATGCGGCGGCGGGGCTCGTCGACAGCCTGACGTGGAAGGGCGCCCGTGCGCTCGGGCTGGCCAATGCAGGCGGCGTCGCGGCCGGACACTGCGCCGACCTGCTGTTGTACGAGCGGCCGCCAGCCGTGCGCGAACGCCCGGCCGCATTCGACGCTGCGGCGTTTCTCGAGCTGGTCGCGCACGCGCGGCCGGCCGCCGTGCTCGTCGACGGCGAATGGGTGCTCGGTGCGCCGCCGGCCGCTGCCCATGTGCACGGCGGGCCGGCGGCCGGCGATGTCGCGATCCGCTTTGCGCGCTGA
- a CDS encoding formyltransferase family protein, with protein sequence MSNEPCRDKVLLSVCTMNWCDLGVEFAKTVFSNVEVFYWDPGDPYPHHLRDWEGDWIISYRGDFIFPKEIYSRARKGAINFHPAPPKYRGLGSQHYAIYYGDETYGSTCHHLAPSVDSGQIINVARFNIAPAETASSLRLHVGAYCLQQFIELVTDYIVPGRALPQSTERWGERLYRQHELQGWMDKIRQEEPDHRCFR encoded by the coding sequence ATGTCGAACGAACCGTGCCGGGACAAGGTCCTGCTGTCGGTCTGCACGATGAACTGGTGCGACCTGGGCGTCGAATTTGCGAAGACGGTGTTTTCGAACGTCGAGGTGTTCTACTGGGATCCCGGCGATCCGTATCCGCACCACCTGCGCGACTGGGAAGGCGACTGGATCATCTCGTACCGCGGCGACTTCATCTTCCCGAAGGAGATTTACTCGCGGGCTCGCAAGGGTGCGATCAATTTTCATCCGGCGCCGCCGAAATATCGGGGGCTCGGCAGCCAGCACTACGCGATCTACTACGGCGACGAGACTTACGGCTCGACCTGTCATCACCTTGCACCGTCCGTGGACAGCGGACAGATCATCAACGTCGCGCGCTTCAACATCGCGCCGGCAGAGACCGCGTCGTCGCTTCGGCTGCACGTGGGTGCGTACTGCCTGCAGCAGTTCATCGAGCTCGTCACCGACTACATCGTGCCGGGACGGGCGCTGCCGCAGTCGACCGAGCGTTGGGGCGAACGCCTGTACCGGCAGCACGAACTGCAGGGCTGGATGGACAAGATCCGGCAGGAAGAACCCGATCACCGTTGTTTCAGATGA
- a CDS encoding LysE family translocator: protein MNFAHFSNFGVAFAVYLIGTATPGPGNLSIANASLNYGRAPGLAMAAGVISGSLCWGVTAAAGVSAMLLSYRPLLTWLKILGALYLVWLAYKAIRTAYSSRDPLKAGTQARRGSLPVFYLQGLGIHLTNPKAILTWLTVTTLGLSANSPAWTSFVLVAGCALLGFIVFTTYALAFSSHSAAPFFTRTRKPFGLFCGLFYCVLAAGFIRSLA, encoded by the coding sequence ATGAACTTCGCGCACTTCTCCAACTTCGGCGTCGCATTCGCCGTCTACCTGATCGGCACGGCGACGCCCGGCCCGGGCAACCTGTCGATCGCGAACGCGTCGCTCAACTACGGACGCGCGCCCGGCCTCGCGATGGCGGCGGGCGTGATCTCCGGCTCGCTGTGCTGGGGCGTGACCGCGGCGGCGGGCGTGTCGGCGATGCTGCTGTCGTACCGGCCGCTGCTCACGTGGCTCAAGATCCTCGGCGCACTCTATCTGGTGTGGCTCGCGTACAAGGCGATCCGCACCGCGTACTCGTCGCGCGATCCGCTGAAGGCGGGTACGCAGGCGCGTCGCGGCAGCCTGCCGGTGTTCTACCTGCAGGGGCTCGGCATCCACCTTACGAACCCGAAGGCGATTCTCACGTGGCTGACCGTGACGACGCTCGGGCTGTCGGCGAACTCGCCGGCGTGGACGAGCTTCGTGCTCGTCGCCGGTTGCGCGCTGCTGGGGTTCATCGTGTTTACGACGTATGCGCTCGCGTTCTCGTCGCACTCGGCCGCGCCGTTCTTCACGCGCACGCGCAAGCCGTTCGGGCTTTTTTGCGGGCTGTTCTACTGCGTGCTCGCGGCGGGCTTCATCCGCTCGCTCGCGTAG
- a CDS encoding VOC family protein, protein MTRITETMKLNHLSFPSADTLATARFFERYLGFTIAGSWDKSWILKRPGFDVVIDHVGDSIPAWPTNFHVGFELPSLDAVRALFERFSAEGVAMETEIFNNGRGSRFFCRAPGGVMFELNTRADAAPEYRGTFDD, encoded by the coding sequence ATGACTCGCATCACAGAAACGATGAAGCTCAATCACCTCAGTTTCCCCTCGGCCGATACGCTTGCGACGGCCCGATTCTTCGAGCGGTATCTCGGCTTCACGATCGCTGGAAGCTGGGACAAATCCTGGATTCTCAAGCGTCCGGGCTTCGACGTCGTGATCGATCACGTCGGGGACAGCATTCCAGCATGGCCGACGAATTTCCACGTGGGCTTCGAACTGCCGAGTCTCGACGCCGTTCGCGCATTGTTCGAGCGCTTCAGCGCGGAGGGCGTCGCGATGGAGACGGAGATATTCAACAACGGAAGGGGTTCGCGCTTTTTTTGCCGCGCGCCGGGCGGCGTGATGTTCGAACTGAATACGCGTGCCGATGCGGCGCCCGAGTATCGCGGTACGTTCGACGACTGA
- a CDS encoding lipase family protein, translated as MPNASLEQAQTNLTLAYIVNYSATDYSSGKEIRNPTAAQVSQNIRNGLSYSRMTQNKQFNIVWGPAVLRDPDPDGYAANITVVLKSAVTGQYSVVTSGTDFQSPADLLEDNLYETLVSFQKYVPSCNASAGISAGTDIGLSSVILTTDSNGVTLVDFLKTVPASSTISVVGHSLGGALASALVLYLKNQRHLQALTLKYTCETFAAPTAGNDLFAGYFDAQMKTDAVRVWNTCDIVPMAWNTNTIDAVKTVYGSVAPPSDAIKVLIDAIMLTSAPLNYRQWGNYGSVQNKLDGTVVGNITDFFEQAGFQHILGYIFLLGLGLGDIHMPPPPPTANN; from the coding sequence ATGCCGAATGCCAGCCTCGAGCAAGCCCAGACCAATCTCACGCTAGCCTACATTGTCAACTATTCGGCCACCGACTATTCGTCGGGCAAGGAAATTCGCAATCCAACTGCGGCGCAGGTGAGTCAGAACATCAGGAATGGCCTGAGCTACTCCAGGATGACCCAGAACAAGCAGTTCAATATCGTCTGGGGGCCGGCCGTGCTTCGGGACCCCGATCCCGACGGTTACGCGGCCAACATCACCGTCGTACTGAAATCGGCAGTCACGGGCCAGTACTCAGTGGTGACCAGCGGCACTGATTTCCAGTCTCCCGCCGACCTTCTCGAGGACAACCTGTACGAAACGCTTGTGTCGTTCCAGAAGTACGTGCCCTCGTGTAATGCGTCGGCGGGCATATCGGCCGGAACGGATATCGGACTCTCGTCGGTCATCCTGACTACCGACTCAAACGGCGTGACGCTCGTCGATTTTCTCAAGACGGTGCCGGCGTCGAGCACGATCAGCGTGGTCGGGCACAGCCTGGGCGGAGCCCTGGCATCCGCGCTGGTCCTGTATCTGAAGAATCAGCGTCACTTGCAGGCGCTGACGTTGAAATACACGTGCGAGACATTTGCGGCGCCGACGGCTGGCAACGATCTCTTTGCCGGTTACTTTGACGCGCAAATGAAAACCGATGCGGTACGCGTGTGGAATACGTGCGACATCGTGCCGATGGCATGGAACACGAATACCATCGATGCCGTGAAAACCGTCTATGGCTCGGTTGCCCCGCCGAGTGACGCCATCAAGGTGCTCATCGACGCGATCATGCTTACCTCGGCGCCGCTGAATTACAGACAATGGGGCAACTACGGCTCCGTGCAAAACAAGCTCGACGGCACGGTTGTCGGCAATATCACGGACTTCTTCGAACAGGCCGGCTTTCAGCACATCCTGGGATACATCTTCCTTCTTGGGCTCGGTTTGGGCGACATCCATATGCCCCCGCCGCCGCCCACCGCGAACAACTGA